Proteins from a genomic interval of Rhodothermus marinus:
- a CDS encoding MFS transporter gives MRKVKGLRWWIISLIAIATVINYIDRGALSILWPNISADLGMTKEDYSLIAIMFTIAYAISQTLSGRLYDWVGTRLGFVISITVWSISIALHAIARSVTSFSIFRFLLGLGEAGNWPGATKAVAEWFPIKDRALAQGIFNAGASIGSIISPPLIAFLYLWLGWQATFVVLGGLGLLWLIPWVIVYKALPDRHPWLTEEERQYILSGQKIEDAEAEDERVPGFWELLSYKQTWSVLVSRFFLDPIWWLFVFWLPIYLHDRFGFDIQQIGLSAWVPYVGAAAGALFGGWYAGFLMRRGWTVDKARKWAITLGGLIMLPGLLLTSIAAHPVVAVLLIAVVLFGFQVSIGNIQTLPSDFYSGKAVGSVAGMGGTTAALGVIITTWLVPKLVVASYVPFFLMGAMLVPLGVLSVYVLGGRIRRVPLRRRP, from the coding sequence ATGCGCAAAGTTAAAGGCCTTCGCTGGTGGATTATCAGCCTGATCGCGATTGCCACTGTCATTAACTACATCGACCGGGGTGCGCTTTCGATCCTCTGGCCCAACATCTCCGCCGATCTGGGGATGACCAAAGAGGATTATTCCCTGATCGCCATCATGTTTACGATTGCGTACGCGATCAGTCAGACGCTCTCCGGGCGGCTGTACGACTGGGTCGGCACGCGCCTCGGCTTTGTCATTTCGATCACGGTCTGGTCGATTTCCATTGCGCTCCATGCCATTGCGCGGAGCGTGACCAGCTTCAGCATCTTCCGATTTCTGCTCGGGCTGGGCGAGGCCGGCAACTGGCCCGGTGCCACCAAGGCGGTGGCCGAGTGGTTTCCGATCAAAGACCGGGCGCTGGCGCAGGGCATTTTCAACGCCGGGGCCTCCATCGGGTCCATCATCTCGCCGCCGCTGATCGCCTTCCTGTACCTGTGGCTGGGCTGGCAGGCGACCTTTGTGGTGCTGGGCGGACTGGGTCTGCTCTGGCTCATTCCCTGGGTGATCGTCTACAAGGCGCTTCCAGACCGCCATCCCTGGCTGACCGAGGAGGAGCGTCAGTACATTCTGAGCGGACAGAAAATCGAAGATGCCGAGGCGGAGGATGAACGGGTGCCTGGCTTTTGGGAACTTCTCTCGTACAAACAGACCTGGTCGGTGCTCGTGTCCCGCTTTTTCCTGGACCCCATCTGGTGGCTTTTCGTGTTCTGGCTGCCCATCTACCTGCACGACCGGTTTGGCTTCGACATCCAGCAGATCGGCCTTTCGGCATGGGTGCCATACGTGGGAGCGGCCGCCGGGGCGCTGTTTGGCGGCTGGTACGCCGGTTTCCTGATGCGTCGGGGCTGGACGGTGGACAAGGCCCGCAAATGGGCCATCACGCTCGGCGGGCTGATCATGCTACCCGGACTGCTGCTTACCTCGATTGCAGCCCATCCCGTCGTGGCTGTCCTGTTGATCGCCGTGGTGCTGTTCGGATTCCAGGTTTCCATCGGCAACATCCAGACGTTGCCCAGCGACTTCTATTCCGGAAAGGCCGTCGGGTCAGTGGCAGGTATGGGCGGGACCACGGCCGCGCTCGGGGTGATCATAACAACCTGGCTGGTTCCCAAGCTGGTGGTGGCCAGTTACGTACCGTTTTTCCTGATGGGTGCCATGCTGGTGCCGCTGGGTGTGCTCTCTGTGTACGTGCTGGGTGGCCGCATTCGGCGTGTACCACTGCGTCGGCGGCCCTGA
- a CDS encoding PD40 domain-containing protein, with product MRRAALLFTLFWGVVEGAHAQWYGVTYRPPGVHYRVLRSPHFELIYQQGREAEARAAAALLEAHYDSVRALVGLRHDFRMPVIISDYRDQGNGFVSALPFRQELDVARLRGLAVAPTTHSWLHAVVPHELVHAAHAELNAGLGIGWGLRLLGPDWSRLLNLWAPAGFAEGVAVFYESRIEGGAGRLHFPFFNMEFRAAMASERPWRLAQLLEASTYTWPFDRHYNGGGHLYQYLVENGKPDFFRRTTRWFHRMPLTGFGVAFWYGTRQFPATLGRRFRREARAQVLADLKRRAPFTEVQVVRSERGLILRRPYWLDNRTLVVYAFGYQERPGYYRIDASTGRMTRLRTFATTEDYLYAPTADRQALLVARYVPDPLLSGRLSAEVYRMDLNGKVQRLTRGGRVYAPVEAPDGSIWALQNDGFYNRWVRIGADGSITPVAAFKEVFFVQLAPAPQGDRVAVLLNRHGRQGLFEARIESDGRVTLRPWLAFRQGAIYDVSWSADGRWLLFTADPDSVPNIYALEVASGRVRRLTNVAFGALEPALSPDGRHLAFIHYRHERYELVRIPFRPEAAPKVPSTELASFSLQAVAAHEADPVAFDGPPRPYRAWRYLWRPRLTYLVGDLPQGDPDGYGEGLGWALGLGLEGTDPLQRWVYMAHGFYRQDRLWGSLWLSYGGWSFRPGLFLYDLPSSALVRFSDGAIRRVGRERRGVAVSANLPVLLESNVYSSWLLLTLIGRSEQERYFWHRQSDHPTLLRDTRQTVEPIVTVAYRLQQNLRDLMPNQGLSWTTRALWDLRRTTLARREAYRSSLHVYLPLLARYNVGLRLEAGLLWQNRGDVLDLTTFLPRGWEDAFLGHGTFGRLGTLALVPVKFIDSGLVILPLYVDALYLYGFAETVRILDGEVIGPRDLSAMGGGAGVQFRLFSHLRLDLRAGMAYRLRDGKWQTVWR from the coding sequence ATGCGCCGCGCCGCGCTGCTTTTTACTCTGTTCTGGGGTGTTGTCGAAGGCGCCCATGCCCAGTGGTATGGCGTGACCTATCGGCCGCCCGGGGTGCATTACCGGGTGCTGCGCAGTCCACACTTTGAGCTGATCTACCAGCAGGGACGTGAGGCCGAAGCGCGCGCGGCGGCTGCGCTGCTCGAAGCGCACTACGACAGCGTGCGGGCCCTGGTGGGGCTGCGCCATGACTTCCGGATGCCGGTGATCATAAGCGACTACCGGGATCAGGGTAACGGCTTCGTCTCGGCGCTGCCGTTTCGACAGGAACTCGACGTGGCGCGGCTGCGCGGGCTGGCCGTGGCGCCCACGACGCACTCCTGGCTCCATGCGGTGGTGCCGCACGAGCTGGTCCACGCCGCCCATGCCGAACTGAATGCCGGGCTCGGTATCGGGTGGGGACTGCGGCTGCTGGGGCCTGACTGGAGCCGTCTGCTCAACCTGTGGGCACCCGCCGGCTTTGCAGAAGGCGTGGCCGTCTTCTACGAAAGTCGCATCGAGGGAGGGGCCGGCCGCCTGCACTTTCCATTTTTCAATATGGAATTCCGGGCGGCCATGGCTTCCGAACGTCCCTGGCGGCTGGCCCAGCTCCTGGAAGCCTCGACCTACACCTGGCCCTTCGATCGCCACTACAACGGCGGCGGCCATCTGTATCAGTACCTGGTCGAGAACGGAAAGCCCGACTTCTTCCGACGCACGACGCGCTGGTTTCACCGCATGCCGCTGACGGGTTTCGGCGTGGCTTTCTGGTACGGCACGCGACAGTTTCCGGCCACGCTGGGCCGGCGTTTTCGTCGGGAGGCCCGGGCACAGGTACTGGCCGATCTGAAGCGTCGCGCGCCGTTCACCGAGGTACAGGTGGTGCGCTCCGAGCGCGGGTTGATCCTGCGCCGGCCTTACTGGCTCGACAACCGCACGCTGGTGGTCTACGCCTTCGGCTATCAGGAACGGCCCGGCTACTACCGGATCGATGCCAGCACGGGCCGCATGACGCGCCTGCGCACCTTCGCCACCACGGAGGACTATCTGTATGCGCCGACCGCCGACCGACAGGCATTGCTGGTGGCCCGCTACGTGCCCGATCCGCTGCTCTCAGGACGGCTTTCGGCCGAGGTCTACCGGATGGATCTGAATGGAAAGGTGCAGCGCCTGACCCGTGGCGGGCGTGTCTACGCGCCGGTGGAGGCGCCGGACGGTAGCATCTGGGCGCTTCAGAACGACGGCTTCTACAACCGCTGGGTGCGGATCGGGGCGGATGGCAGCATTACGCCGGTGGCCGCCTTCAAGGAGGTCTTTTTCGTGCAACTGGCGCCCGCGCCACAGGGGGATCGAGTGGCCGTGCTGCTGAATCGGCACGGTCGTCAGGGATTGTTCGAAGCCCGGATCGAGTCGGACGGCCGCGTAACGCTACGGCCCTGGCTGGCCTTTCGCCAGGGTGCCATCTACGACGTGAGCTGGAGCGCTGACGGCCGCTGGCTGCTCTTTACGGCCGATCCCGACAGTGTGCCGAACATCTACGCGCTGGAGGTGGCAAGCGGCCGCGTGCGACGGCTGACGAACGTGGCCTTCGGAGCCCTGGAGCCGGCCCTGTCGCCCGACGGCCGGCACCTGGCTTTCATTCACTACCGGCACGAGCGCTACGAGCTGGTGCGCATTCCCTTCCGGCCCGAGGCGGCGCCCAAAGTGCCTTCGACGGAGCTGGCATCGTTCTCGCTGCAGGCTGTGGCCGCACACGAAGCCGATCCGGTGGCGTTCGACGGGCCGCCACGGCCCTATCGGGCCTGGCGCTATCTGTGGCGGCCACGTCTGACCTATCTGGTGGGCGATCTGCCGCAGGGTGATCCGGACGGCTACGGCGAGGGGCTGGGATGGGCACTCGGACTGGGGCTGGAAGGCACCGATCCGCTCCAGCGCTGGGTGTACATGGCGCACGGCTTCTACCGGCAGGACCGGCTCTGGGGCAGCCTGTGGCTGAGCTACGGCGGCTGGTCCTTCCGGCCCGGACTGTTCCTGTACGATCTGCCATCCTCGGCCCTGGTGCGCTTCAGCGACGGCGCGATCCGTCGCGTCGGGCGCGAGCGACGCGGGGTGGCCGTCAGTGCCAATCTGCCCGTGCTGCTGGAGTCGAACGTGTACAGCTCTTGGCTGCTACTGACGCTGATCGGCCGCAGCGAGCAGGAGCGCTACTTCTGGCACCGCCAGTCCGACCACCCCACGCTGCTGCGCGACACGCGACAGACGGTGGAACCCATCGTGACGGTGGCCTACCGGCTGCAGCAGAACCTGCGCGACCTGATGCCCAACCAGGGATTGAGCTGGACGACCCGGGCGCTCTGGGACCTGCGACGCACGACGCTGGCCCGGCGCGAAGCCTACCGCTCCAGCCTGCATGTGTACCTGCCGCTGCTGGCCCGCTACAACGTGGGACTTCGGCTCGAGGCCGGGCTGCTCTGGCAGAACCGGGGCGACGTGCTCGACCTGACCACGTTCCTGCCGCGCGGCTGGGAAGACGCCTTCCTGGGGCACGGCACGTTCGGACGGCTGGGCACGCTGGCGCTCGTGCCCGTGAAGTTCATCGACAGTGGCCTGGTGATCCTGCCGCTCTACGTCGATGCGCTGTACCTGTACGGCTTTGCCGAGACGGTTCGGATCCTTGACGGCGAAGTGATAGGGCCACGTGATCTCAGCGCGATGGGTGGTGGGGCCGGGGTGCAGTTCCGGCTCTTTTCTCATCTGCGGCTGGATCTGCGGGCCGGCATGGCCTATCGCCTGCGCGACGGAAAGTGGCAGACCGTCTGGCGCTGA
- a CDS encoding SCO family protein produces the protein MPRLLLLAALLLTGCRFSRTYEVRGRVVGFGDDPHTLFIQHEEIPGYMPAMTMPFRTPDTTAVSRLSLGDQIAFTFHVTRDSAWITDIRRLPPGTRLNLDAGAPPAFQGLPLLQEGDPLPKATLLTQDSLQLRLSDLQGRALLLTFIYTRCPVPDFCPLMSRRFQQLQEPLKARFGDRTRLLTISFDPAYDTPSVLRRYARHYTDDTRHWIFATGDTTTIRRLAAQFGVHYETEGGEIIHNLTTALVMPDGRIGRIWRGNRWTTDEVLAAVAEVLADTSATR, from the coding sequence ATGCCGCGCCTGCTGCTTCTTGCCGCTCTGCTACTGACGGGCTGTCGGTTTTCCCGCACCTACGAAGTGCGTGGCCGTGTGGTCGGCTTCGGCGACGACCCGCACACGCTCTTCATTCAGCACGAGGAGATCCCCGGCTACATGCCGGCCATGACAATGCCATTTCGCACGCCGGATACGACGGCCGTGTCCCGCCTTTCCCTGGGCGACCAGATCGCCTTCACTTTCCACGTGACGCGCGACAGCGCCTGGATCACCGACATCCGGCGCCTGCCGCCGGGCACCCGGTTGAACCTGGATGCCGGCGCGCCGCCTGCATTTCAGGGCCTGCCTCTGCTGCAGGAAGGCGATCCGCTCCCCAAAGCCACGCTGCTGACGCAGGACAGCCTGCAACTCCGCCTGTCGGACCTGCAGGGCCGCGCCCTGCTGCTTACGTTCATCTACACGCGCTGCCCGGTGCCCGACTTCTGCCCGCTCATGTCGCGCCGCTTCCAGCAGCTTCAGGAACCGCTCAAAGCGCGTTTCGGCGATCGCACGCGCCTGCTCACGATCAGCTTCGATCCGGCTTACGACACGCCTTCGGTCCTGCGACGCTACGCACGGCACTACACGGACGACACCCGCCACTGGATCTTTGCCACGGGCGACACGACCACCATCCGCCGGCTGGCCGCGCAGTTCGGGGTACACTACGAGACCGAAGGCGGTGAGATTATCCACAACCTGACCACGGCGCTCGTGATGCCGGACGGACGCATCGGACGCATCTGGCGGGGCAATCGCTGGACGACCGACGAGGTGCTGGCGGCCGTTGCCGAGGTGCTGGCCGACACTTCGGCGACACGCTGA
- a CDS encoding response regulator — MSEPSKPRLLAVEDNPETRLLLRYFLQEHFDLLLAATFDEALELARQEHAEVLLLDINLGEQRTGIDLLHELRERLTYRDTPAIAFTAYARPEDRDRFLQEGFDEYLTKPFTRQQLLKAIESARNRRS; from the coding sequence ATGTCGGAACCCTCGAAGCCGCGGCTGCTGGCCGTCGAAGACAACCCGGAGACGCGGCTGTTGCTGCGCTATTTTCTGCAGGAGCACTTCGACCTGTTGCTGGCCGCCACGTTTGATGAAGCGCTGGAGCTGGCCCGTCAGGAGCATGCCGAGGTGCTCCTGCTCGACATCAACCTGGGCGAGCAGCGCACAGGGATCGACCTGCTGCACGAACTCCGTGAGCGCCTCACCTACCGCGACACGCCCGCCATCGCCTTTACCGCCTACGCCCGCCCGGAAGACCGCGACCGGTTTCTGCAGGAAGGATTCGACGAGTACCTGACGAAACCCTTCACCCGCCAGCAGCTCCTGAAAGCCATCGAATCGGCCAGGAATCGCCGTTCCTGA
- a CDS encoding helix-hairpin-helix domain-containing protein, giving the protein MRLFGILLLVATPAFARQVVPDTLSPASPVEAALEGLTLDPEALEELAAWLDERLQDPLDLNTAPVGELARLPGLSPLLARQIVAHRRRGPFANVDELLRVEGFTPELLARIRPFVTVRSLLSPVRPSGYVLQRFDHVPAQADVRYPGPPLRLQTRLRLRYGRLETALTLESDPGEPFRWDPATRTYGFDHQAGFVAWRGSGWLEQFIVGDFSARFGAGLTLWSMPAIDSYQAAADAPLRQGSGLTPYSGTDEVRYFRGLALTLAPASALHLSLFGSRRWLDARLDTLEATLRAGVVSLPASGLHRTEAERSRKGVLRSDVLGGALTFEHARGQLGLVGYTTHFAHPLQPGDALYNRHAWRGRTAHALGAFGQFLLGRTLLSAEVGGTLGRPFGLVAALSGPMGRIARATLAVRHLPTRFVSLHGDPFDTRSGTPTGETGGYVGLELTPAPDWQLLAAVDQYRLPWPRYGQFWPTIGRTHWLRLTMRPRPWLETYLQVRHDRAEQRTAAPGPGASLLEATAPERYLSLRWHGTYAFSSTLRLEARLEHARRTRSEQRNTGWLFYQGVRWLPRPWLQLDARLTFFDSDTALLLYAPEPGLRYSMALAALSDRGQRTLLRLQLRPFSRLLLQLRHTTTLEETPTRNIRRTWQFLLLWQMG; this is encoded by the coding sequence ATGCGTTTGTTTGGCATCCTGCTACTCGTTGCGACGCCGGCATTTGCCCGACAGGTCGTGCCGGACACGCTCTCTCCGGCCTCACCCGTCGAAGCAGCGCTGGAAGGACTGACGCTCGATCCGGAGGCTCTGGAGGAGCTGGCCGCCTGGCTGGACGAGCGGCTGCAGGATCCGCTGGACCTGAACACGGCCCCGGTGGGGGAGCTGGCCCGCCTTCCCGGCCTCTCGCCACTGCTGGCACGGCAAATCGTGGCGCACCGCCGACGCGGGCCATTTGCCAACGTGGACGAACTGCTTCGCGTGGAGGGCTTCACGCCGGAGCTGCTGGCCCGCATCCGGCCGTTCGTGACCGTCCGCTCGCTCCTGAGCCCCGTCCGCCCATCGGGCTACGTGCTCCAGCGGTTCGACCATGTTCCTGCACAGGCCGACGTACGCTATCCCGGCCCGCCGCTCCGGCTCCAGACGCGCCTGCGGCTGCGCTACGGCCGGCTCGAAACGGCCCTCACGCTCGAAAGCGACCCGGGCGAGCCCTTTCGCTGGGATCCGGCCACACGCACCTACGGCTTCGATCATCAGGCCGGTTTCGTGGCCTGGCGCGGTTCGGGATGGCTGGAGCAATTCATCGTAGGGGACTTCAGCGCCCGTTTTGGCGCCGGACTGACGCTCTGGTCCATGCCCGCCATCGACAGCTACCAGGCGGCGGCCGACGCGCCGCTGCGCCAGGGATCGGGTCTGACGCCCTACAGCGGCACCGACGAGGTACGTTACTTTCGCGGCCTGGCATTGACGCTGGCCCCTGCTTCGGCGCTGCACCTCTCGCTCTTCGGGTCACGGCGCTGGCTGGATGCCCGCCTCGACACGCTCGAAGCCACGCTGCGGGCCGGCGTCGTCAGCCTCCCCGCTTCGGGCCTGCACCGCACCGAGGCCGAGCGCAGCCGCAAAGGGGTGCTGCGTAGCGACGTGCTGGGCGGTGCGTTGACCTTCGAGCATGCCCGCGGCCAGCTGGGTCTGGTCGGCTACACGACGCACTTTGCCCATCCGCTGCAGCCCGGAGATGCCCTCTACAACCGACACGCCTGGCGCGGCCGCACGGCCCACGCGCTGGGCGCTTTCGGACAGTTTTTGCTCGGCCGGACGCTGCTGAGCGCCGAGGTCGGCGGCACGCTCGGCCGTCCCTTCGGCCTGGTGGCGGCACTGTCGGGGCCAATGGGCCGCATTGCCCGGGCTACGCTGGCCGTGCGTCACCTGCCCACTCGCTTCGTCAGCCTGCACGGCGATCCGTTCGACACCCGGAGCGGCACGCCTACCGGCGAAACGGGCGGTTACGTCGGTCTGGAGCTCACGCCGGCGCCGGACTGGCAACTGCTGGCCGCGGTCGATCAGTACCGGCTCCCCTGGCCCCGCTACGGACAGTTCTGGCCCACCATCGGCCGCACACACTGGCTCCGGCTCACCATGCGCCCGCGTCCCTGGCTGGAGACCTACCTGCAGGTCCGGCACGATCGCGCCGAACAACGTACGGCAGCGCCCGGTCCCGGGGCGTCCCTGCTCGAAGCGACTGCGCCCGAGCGTTACCTGTCCCTCCGCTGGCACGGCACCTACGCCTTCAGTTCCACGCTGCGGCTGGAAGCCCGTCTGGAGCACGCCCGCCGCACCCGATCTGAGCAACGCAACACCGGCTGGTTGTTCTACCAGGGCGTGCGCTGGCTGCCCCGCCCCTGGCTGCAGCTTGACGCCCGTCTGACCTTCTTCGACAGCGACACGGCTTTGCTGCTCTACGCGCCCGAGCCCGGCCTGCGCTACAGCATGGCGCTGGCGGCGCTGAGCGACCGGGGTCAGCGCACGCTGCTGCGCCTGCAACTGCGTCCCTTTTCGCGCCTGCTGTTGCAGCTACGGCACACCACCACGCTGGAGGAAACACCGACACGGAACATCCGGCGCACCTGGCAATTTCTGCTGCTGTGGCAGATGGGTTAA
- a CDS encoding DUF4835 family protein yields the protein MASVRRHRLRAWLFGLGLALLLVAPLRAQELNCSVSVNYQKLQGSQYDYLRELEDQIRRYLNERRWTNDAFEDIERIDCTVQIFFEEAVTLTRFRARLVLATRRPIYGTTQYTTVLQLSDPNWEFEYPQGTPLIFNLEQFHPLTSVLDFYAFIILGYDYDTFSELGGTPFFEQARRIAELAQAAGANGWNQIGDDRSRVALITQLLDPRYRAVRQAYFKYHFEGLDHFVQDPEAARAAVLDVLRSLEALYQEVSRPYVMDLFFTAKYQELAAIFEGSRLAQEAFSILSELDPSHLSEYNRLAQ from the coding sequence ATGGCTTCAGTCAGACGACACCGGCTCAGGGCATGGCTGTTCGGGTTGGGGCTGGCGCTGCTCCTCGTGGCGCCGCTCCGGGCCCAGGAGTTGAATTGTTCCGTATCGGTCAACTATCAAAAGCTGCAGGGCTCCCAGTACGACTACTTGCGCGAGCTGGAAGATCAGATCCGGCGCTACCTCAACGAACGGCGCTGGACGAACGACGCGTTCGAGGACATCGAGCGCATCGACTGTACGGTCCAGATCTTTTTTGAAGAGGCCGTTACGCTGACGCGCTTTCGAGCCCGGCTCGTGCTGGCCACGCGCCGGCCGATCTACGGCACCACGCAGTACACGACGGTACTCCAGCTCAGCGATCCGAACTGGGAGTTCGAGTATCCGCAGGGCACGCCGCTGATCTTCAACCTGGAGCAATTCCACCCGCTGACGTCCGTGCTCGACTTCTACGCCTTCATCATTCTGGGGTACGATTACGACACGTTCAGCGAGCTGGGCGGCACGCCGTTTTTCGAGCAGGCCCGGCGCATTGCCGAGCTGGCGCAGGCGGCCGGGGCCAACGGCTGGAACCAGATCGGCGACGACCGCAGCCGCGTGGCCCTGATCACGCAACTGCTCGACCCGCGCTACCGGGCGGTCCGGCAGGCGTACTTCAAGTATCACTTCGAGGGGCTGGATCACTTCGTCCAGGATCCCGAGGCGGCCCGTGCCGCCGTGCTCGACGTGCTGCGCTCCCTGGAGGCACTTTATCAGGAAGTGTCCCGTCCCTACGTGATGGATCTGTTCTTCACGGCCAAATATCAGGAGCTGGCGGCCATTTTCGAAGGATCCCGCTTGGCCCAGGAAGCTTTTTCGATTCTGAGCGAGCTGGACCCCTCTCATCTGTCCGAGTACAACCGGTTGGCGCAGTAG
- a CDS encoding cystathionine gamma-synthase family protein: protein MPRKPKPKWPAEINGHRLHPESLMMSYGYRPEWSEGALKCPIFQTSTFVFQSAEEGKRFFELAYGLREPRRAEQLGLIYSRLNNPDLEILEDRLTLWDEAEEAAAFESGMAAIFTSLLTFLRPGDVVLHSEPLYGGTDYLLKHILPEWGIEPVGFLAGTPEDEVRALIDEKGIGERLRVLYVETPANPTNRLVDLEACARIARDHGRPDRPVLVMVDNTFLGPLWQHPLKHGAHIVLYSATKYIGGHSDVIAGAALGASELLKAIKGTRTFTGSMAGPWTGWLLMRSLETLKIRMEKQARNARRVADFLAEHPKVERVYYLGHLKEDDPQYEIFQRQCKSPGAMISFEIRGGEAEAFRFLNSLKLIKLAVSLGGTESLAEHPATMTHSDIPPEEQRRIGIRENLIRLSVGIEHPADLILDLEQALEAV from the coding sequence ATGCCGCGCAAACCAAAGCCAAAGTGGCCGGCCGAGATCAACGGCCATCGCCTGCATCCGGAAAGCCTGATGATGAGCTACGGCTACCGACCCGAGTGGTCGGAAGGCGCGCTCAAATGTCCGATCTTTCAGACCTCGACGTTCGTCTTTCAGTCGGCCGAAGAGGGCAAACGGTTCTTCGAACTGGCCTACGGGCTGCGCGAGCCCCGTCGGGCCGAGCAGCTCGGGCTCATCTACAGCCGCCTGAACAATCCAGATCTGGAAATTCTCGAAGATCGGCTCACGCTCTGGGACGAGGCCGAGGAGGCCGCCGCTTTCGAGAGCGGCATGGCCGCGATCTTCACGTCGCTGCTCACGTTCCTGCGGCCCGGCGACGTCGTGCTGCACAGTGAGCCGCTCTACGGCGGCACCGACTATCTGCTCAAGCACATCCTGCCCGAGTGGGGCATCGAGCCCGTGGGTTTCCTGGCGGGCACGCCCGAAGACGAGGTGCGGGCGCTGATCGACGAAAAAGGTATCGGCGAGCGGCTGCGCGTGCTCTACGTGGAGACGCCGGCCAACCCCACGAACCGGCTGGTGGACCTGGAGGCGTGCGCCCGCATCGCTCGCGATCATGGCCGCCCGGACCGTCCCGTGCTGGTCATGGTGGACAACACGTTCCTGGGGCCGCTCTGGCAGCATCCGCTCAAGCATGGCGCCCACATCGTGCTCTACTCGGCCACGAAGTACATCGGCGGTCACAGCGACGTGATTGCCGGGGCGGCACTGGGCGCCAGCGAACTCCTCAAAGCGATCAAGGGCACGCGCACGTTTACCGGTTCGATGGCGGGGCCGTGGACGGGCTGGCTGCTCATGCGTAGCCTGGAGACACTCAAGATCCGCATGGAAAAGCAGGCACGCAACGCCCGACGTGTGGCCGACTTTCTGGCCGAGCACCCGAAGGTGGAGCGTGTCTACTACCTGGGACACCTGAAAGAAGACGATCCCCAGTACGAAATCTTCCAGCGCCAGTGCAAGAGTCCGGGCGCGATGATTTCGTTCGAGATCCGGGGTGGCGAGGCCGAGGCGTTCCGCTTCCTGAACAGCCTGAAGCTCATCAAGCTGGCCGTGAGTCTGGGCGGGACCGAGTCGCTGGCCGAGCATCCCGCCACCATGACGCACTCCGACATTCCGCCCGAGGAGCAGCGCCGCATCGGCATCCGCGAAAACCTGATCCGCCTTTCGGTCGGCATCGAACACCCCGCCGACCTCATCCTCGACCTGGAACAGGCCCTGGAGGCGGTGTGA